A region of Chitinophaga horti DNA encodes the following proteins:
- the bioD gene encoding dethiobiotin synthase has product MNLQKERIFITGIGTGVGKTIVSACVTEALNAGYWKPVQAGLDEGTDTQTVASLISRPGVCQPEAYRLQMPASPHLAARSEAMTISQAHLLSHEALSYDGPLVIEGAGGLMVPLNDTLFTIDFIKALHARVIIVAQNYLGSINHSLLTAMALQQANIPVVGWIFNGDTHTNEADIVRWSHLAHIGRVSQASVPDKAFVQEQAAQLRPGLIKHLQA; this is encoded by the coding sequence ATGAACCTGCAGAAGGAAAGGATTTTTATTACAGGCATTGGCACCGGCGTTGGTAAAACCATCGTCTCGGCCTGCGTTACGGAAGCATTAAACGCCGGCTACTGGAAGCCTGTACAGGCCGGCCTCGACGAAGGCACAGACACACAAACGGTCGCGTCGCTCATTTCGCGCCCGGGCGTGTGTCAGCCGGAAGCATATCGCCTGCAAATGCCCGCCTCGCCACACCTGGCGGCACGCTCGGAAGCGATGACTATTTCTCAGGCGCACCTGCTATCGCATGAGGCGTTGTCGTACGACGGACCGCTGGTGATCGAAGGTGCAGGCGGACTCATGGTGCCGCTGAACGATACACTGTTCACCATCGACTTCATCAAAGCATTGCATGCACGGGTCATTATCGTCGCGCAAAACTATCTCGGCAGTATTAACCACAGTCTGCTCACCGCCATGGCACTGCAACAGGCGAACATTCCGGTAGTAGGGTGGATATTCAACGGCGACACGCATACGAATGAGGCCGACATCGTTCGCTGGAGCCACCTGGCGCATATTGGCCGCGTTTCGCAGGCCAGCGTTCCGGATAAGGCTTTTGTGCAGGAACAGGCGGCACAACTAAGACCAGGACTGATCAAACACCTGCAGGCATGA
- a CDS encoding DoxX family protein: MNMLQRIDRWGQTHHPRWIDGLRVLLGLVLIAKGIQFIGNIDQLNATIQQQPFLSVMSMWLAHYIVFAHLCGGILITMGLLTRVAVLANIPVLLGALIFIQTATPLFNVHTELWLTLVVLAGLLFFMVEGSGPISVDHYMAMHPEKKTDAA; the protein is encoded by the coding sequence ATGAACATGCTGCAACGAATTGACCGTTGGGGTCAGACACATCATCCACGCTGGATAGATGGACTGAGAGTTCTGCTGGGACTGGTGCTCATTGCAAAAGGCATCCAGTTTATCGGCAATATAGATCAGCTAAACGCCACCATTCAACAACAGCCGTTTTTATCGGTGATGTCGATGTGGCTCGCGCATTACATCGTTTTCGCCCATCTCTGCGGGGGCATTCTCATTACTATGGGTTTGCTTACGCGGGTGGCAGTACTGGCCAACATTCCCGTACTGTTAGGGGCACTTATCTTCATTCAGACCGCTACTCCCTTGTTTAATGTACACACGGAACTCTGGCTCACTTTGGTGGTGCTGGCAGGACTGCTTTTCTTCATGGTAGAAGGAAGCGGGCCTATTTCCGTTGACCATTACATGGCCATGCATCCTGAAAAGAAAACAGATGCTGCGTAA
- a CDS encoding pyridoxal-phosphate dependent enzyme has translation MTRELPCTVLAKVEFFNPGNSIKDRMAVRMVEEAEKDGRLKPGGTLVEGTSGNTGMGLALAAIVKGYRCIFATTDKQSKEKVDILKAVGAEVIVCPTNVEPEDPRSYYSVAARLAKEVPNAFYVNQYDNLANRDAHYEQTGPEIWEQTEGKITHLIVATGTGGTVTGAGKYLKEKNPDIQVWAIDSYGSLLKKYHETGELDMSEVYPYITEGIGEDFVPQNYDMSVIDKFEKVTDKDGAVMARRITKEEGIFVGYSAGSAVSGLVQLKHLLKPEDVVVVIFHDHGSRYVGKVYNDQWMMERGFLDVKTVKDVVNGRRNVPLVTLNPDEKVSDAIGKMKKFDIEHIPVLQNNEVVGAISESGLFSRLIDQPELKDAAVKQVMQASFPVVGLETPIDKLTIFINKENGAVLTKDESGNHHIVTKYDIIQALGK, from the coding sequence GTGACCAGAGAGCTGCCTTGCACCGTGTTGGCCAAGGTGGAGTTTTTTAACCCGGGCAACTCTATCAAGGACCGAATGGCGGTCCGTATGGTAGAGGAAGCGGAAAAGGACGGCCGCCTGAAACCCGGCGGTACGCTGGTGGAAGGTACCAGTGGCAACACCGGCATGGGCCTGGCGCTGGCCGCGATCGTAAAAGGTTACCGCTGCATTTTTGCGACGACCGACAAACAATCTAAAGAGAAGGTAGACATCCTGAAGGCCGTGGGGGCCGAAGTTATTGTGTGCCCGACGAACGTGGAGCCGGAAGATCCCCGCTCCTATTACTCTGTAGCAGCGCGTCTGGCCAAAGAAGTGCCTAACGCATTTTATGTAAACCAGTACGACAACCTGGCGAACCGTGATGCACACTATGAACAAACCGGCCCTGAAATATGGGAGCAAACCGAAGGTAAGATCACGCACCTGATCGTGGCTACCGGTACGGGCGGCACGGTTACCGGCGCCGGCAAATATCTCAAGGAAAAGAACCCTGACATACAAGTATGGGCGATCGATAGTTACGGTTCCCTGCTGAAGAAGTATCATGAAACCGGTGAGCTGGACATGAGTGAAGTATATCCCTACATCACCGAAGGCATCGGCGAAGACTTCGTTCCGCAGAACTACGACATGAGCGTGATCGATAAATTCGAAAAAGTGACGGATAAAGATGGCGCCGTAATGGCCCGCCGCATCACCAAAGAAGAAGGTATTTTCGTTGGCTATTCCGCCGGTTCTGCCGTATCGGGACTCGTGCAGCTGAAACATTTGTTGAAACCGGAGGATGTGGTAGTCGTGATTTTTCATGACCACGGCAGCCGTTACGTAGGCAAAGTTTATAACGACCAGTGGATGATGGAGCGCGGCTTCCTGGATGTGAAGACCGTGAAGGACGTCGTGAATGGCCGCCGCAACGTGCCGCTCGTAACGCTGAATCCAGACGAAAAAGTAAGCGACGCGATTGGCAAGATGAAGAAGTTCGACATTGAACATATTCCCGTATTGCAGAACAACGAGGTAGTGGGTGCGATCTCCGAAAGCGGCCTGTTCTCGCGCCTCATCGACCAGCCGGAGTTGAAAGACGCAGCGGTGAAGCAGGTGATGCAGGCGTCGTTCCCCGTCGTTGGGCTCGAAACGCCGATCGATAAACTCACCATCTTCATCAATAAAGAAAATGGTGCAGTACTCACCAAAGACGAAAGCGGCAACCATCATATCGTTACCAAATACGACATTATTCAGGCACTTGGCAAATAA
- the rnr gene encoding ribonuclease R has protein sequence MQQGSRTGSQKKTYKGTIEITRSGMAFVVVEGQAKDILVKQKNLNTALDGDEILVAAIKQGKGAGGRVEGVVTEVLKRKKSEFTGTLDVSKGFAFLVPDKGTFMPDIYIPANTLGEAKSGDKAVVRVVAWGEKTKKPVGEILEILDASDTNDLAMKEILIESGFPLSFPAEVLEELKEIKEVMSPEEIAVRKDFRDTLTFTIDPVDAKDFDDAISFRKVRNGVYEIGVHIADVSHYVTPGTQLDVEAEKRATSVYLPDRVLPMLPEKISNELCSLRPHEDKFTFSAVFEVDAKGKVKKYWLGRTIIHSDHRFTYEDVQEIIENQTGAGKYEKELLLLNDMAQSLRAERFRNGAINFSSQEVRFQLDDKGKPIGIVVKESKEAHQLIEEFMLLANRTVAQHVANIKVNNQEVAFPYRVHDAPDEEKLQLFAMFASKFGHKLDMHKPETIAESFNKMLQAAHGKPEQHVLETLGIRTMAKAAYTTDNIGHYGLGFEFYCHFTSPIRRYPDVLVHRILAQVLASSVKEDKLLEKRCKHSSEMERKAMEAERAANKYKQVEYMQEFIGEEFDGVISGVAHFGFWVETVDTKCEGLVSIHNLSEEFMHNESDYSLVGAHTGKRYRIGDKVRISVVSASLAKRQLDYDLVEEGVTRTAPSAKQRSESSRRASPTATADRLPNVANLTATKEARLNVANQTAKKGQHPNHAGKKRTSLYQPIGITGTYLPKKHRKGKRKSGENGTFL, from the coding sequence ATGCAGCAAGGTTCGAGAACTGGCAGCCAGAAGAAAACCTACAAAGGAACCATCGAAATAACCCGCTCGGGTATGGCCTTCGTTGTTGTAGAAGGACAGGCCAAAGACATCCTCGTTAAACAAAAGAACCTGAACACCGCATTAGATGGCGATGAAATACTCGTCGCAGCGATCAAGCAGGGTAAAGGTGCCGGCGGACGCGTAGAAGGCGTGGTAACGGAAGTCCTTAAACGAAAGAAAAGTGAATTTACCGGAACACTGGACGTGAGCAAAGGTTTCGCCTTTCTTGTGCCCGACAAGGGAACGTTCATGCCTGATATTTATATTCCTGCAAACACTTTGGGTGAAGCGAAGAGCGGCGACAAAGCCGTGGTACGCGTAGTTGCCTGGGGCGAAAAAACCAAGAAGCCTGTTGGTGAGATATTAGAGATCCTCGACGCCAGCGATACCAACGACCTGGCCATGAAGGAAATTCTCATCGAAAGCGGTTTCCCGTTAAGCTTCCCTGCAGAAGTGCTGGAAGAACTGAAGGAGATCAAAGAAGTCATGAGCCCGGAAGAAATTGCCGTACGCAAAGACTTCCGCGACACGCTCACCTTCACGATCGACCCGGTGGATGCGAAGGATTTTGACGACGCGATCTCGTTCCGTAAAGTACGGAATGGCGTATACGAAATAGGCGTACACATTGCAGACGTGAGTCATTATGTAACGCCGGGCACACAGCTGGACGTAGAAGCGGAGAAACGCGCTACGTCGGTGTACCTGCCAGACAGGGTGCTGCCGATGCTGCCGGAAAAGATCTCGAACGAATTGTGTTCCCTGCGCCCGCACGAAGACAAATTCACTTTCTCTGCGGTGTTTGAAGTAGATGCCAAAGGTAAAGTGAAGAAATATTGGCTGGGCCGTACGATCATTCACTCCGACCACCGCTTTACTTATGAAGATGTGCAGGAGATTATCGAGAACCAGACAGGTGCCGGCAAGTATGAAAAAGAATTGCTGCTGCTGAATGATATGGCGCAAAGCCTTCGTGCCGAACGTTTCAGGAACGGTGCTATTAACTTCTCATCGCAGGAAGTACGCTTCCAGCTGGATGATAAGGGCAAACCGATCGGTATCGTGGTGAAGGAAAGCAAAGAAGCGCATCAACTGATCGAAGAATTCATGTTGCTGGCGAACCGTACGGTAGCGCAACATGTGGCCAATATTAAAGTGAATAACCAAGAAGTGGCCTTCCCTTACCGCGTGCACGATGCACCGGATGAGGAAAAGCTGCAATTGTTCGCCATGTTCGCTTCCAAATTTGGTCACAAGCTGGATATGCATAAGCCGGAAACGATCGCGGAATCTTTTAATAAGATGCTGCAGGCCGCTCATGGCAAACCGGAACAACATGTGCTGGAAACTTTGGGTATCCGTACCATGGCAAAAGCCGCGTATACGACCGATAACATTGGACACTACGGCCTGGGCTTCGAGTTCTATTGTCACTTTACTTCCCCCATCCGCCGTTACCCCGACGTACTGGTGCACCGCATCCTGGCGCAGGTATTGGCGAGTAGTGTGAAAGAAGATAAATTGCTGGAGAAACGCTGTAAGCACAGCTCCGAAATGGAACGTAAGGCCATGGAAGCCGAACGCGCCGCCAATAAATACAAGCAGGTAGAATACATGCAGGAATTTATAGGAGAGGAGTTTGATGGCGTGATCAGCGGCGTGGCACACTTCGGCTTCTGGGTAGAAACCGTGGATACCAAGTGTGAAGGCCTGGTGAGCATTCATAACCTGTCGGAAGAGTTCATGCACAACGAAAGCGATTATTCGCTCGTAGGCGCTCACACCGGCAAACGTTACCGCATTGGCGACAAGGTGCGCATCAGCGTAGTATCGGCCAGCCTGGCTAAACGCCAGCTGGACTACGACCTCGTAGAAGAAGGCGTTACCCGTACCGCACCCAGTGCCAAACAACGTTCGGAATCTTCCCGCAGGGCAAGCCCGACCGCGACGGCAGATCGTCTTCCAAACGTGGCAAATTTGACCGCGACGAAAGAAGCTCGTCTAAACGTGGCAAACCAGACCGCGAAGAAAGGGCAGCACCCAAACCACGCAGGGAAAAAACGGACAAGCCTTTACCAGCCGATTGGGATAACTGGGACGTACCTGCCAAAGAAACACCGAAAGGGGAAACGGAAAAGTGGGGAGAATGGGACATTCCTGTAA
- a CDS encoding 5-formyltetrahydrofolate cyclo-ligase codes for MSALKKDIRKQYLQKRIDLLPETAKMLNGRLVEQCKQLDYTGVQYIHIFLPIAGKLEADTYGIVNWLREAQPQAHLVISRSDLSNGQMLHYLWEESTEIALNRFGIPEPVNGRLITPDQLDLVFVPLLAFDKKGHRVGYGKGMYDLFLSQCRPAARKVGLSLFEPVPLIEDTYEGDITMNTVVTPDHIYQFTTK; via the coding sequence ATGAGCGCACTGAAGAAAGACATCCGCAAACAATACCTGCAAAAGCGCATCGACTTGTTGCCCGAAACGGCAAAGATGCTGAACGGGCGGCTGGTGGAGCAGTGCAAACAACTGGACTACACTGGTGTACAGTATATACATATTTTTCTGCCCATCGCCGGTAAACTGGAAGCCGACACTTACGGCATCGTAAACTGGCTAAGAGAAGCACAGCCGCAGGCACATCTGGTAATTTCACGGTCCGACCTCAGCAACGGGCAAATGCTGCACTATCTTTGGGAAGAAAGTACCGAGATCGCGCTGAACCGCTTCGGCATTCCAGAGCCGGTAAACGGCCGCCTGATCACACCCGACCAGCTGGACCTGGTATTTGTACCGCTGCTGGCGTTCGATAAAAAAGGGCATCGCGTGGGTTACGGCAAAGGCATGTACGACCTTTTCCTCAGCCAGTGCAGGCCCGCGGCACGTAAAGTCGGACTCAGCCTGTTTGAGCCCGTACCACTCATTGAAGACACATACGAAGGCGACATCACCATGAATACGGTCGTAACGCCCGATCACATTTATCAGTTTACTACTAAATAA
- a CDS encoding helical backbone metal receptor has product MANKTFTDQLGRKVGIPFPPTSIISLVPSQTELLFDLQLDAEVIGITKFCIHPDAWFRSKTRIGGTKQLHIEQIIELRPDLVIANKEENEKAQVEALMQHFPVWTSDIHDLAQACDMIEGIGRITDRATQAIALSQQIRQRFANLTPAEINMPAAYFIWREPWMVAGGDTFIHQMMLQCGFSNIYANHPRYPIADLDALKAAKVILLSSEPYPFKEKHIAEMQSYAPNARIILVDGEMFSWYGSRLLHAPNYFKELQATVTG; this is encoded by the coding sequence TTGGCAAATAAGACATTTACAGACCAACTCGGGCGGAAAGTGGGCATTCCCTTTCCGCCTACAAGTATTATATCACTGGTCCCCTCGCAAACAGAGCTTTTATTCGATTTGCAGTTGGATGCCGAAGTAATTGGCATCACGAAGTTCTGCATACATCCCGACGCCTGGTTCCGCAGCAAAACACGCATTGGCGGCACCAAACAGCTGCATATCGAACAGATCATCGAACTGCGGCCGGATTTGGTTATCGCGAATAAGGAAGAAAACGAGAAAGCACAGGTGGAGGCGCTGATGCAACACTTTCCTGTGTGGACGAGCGACATTCATGACCTCGCGCAAGCCTGCGACATGATAGAAGGCATTGGACGCATCACAGATCGCGCAACACAGGCCATCGCGCTTTCTCAACAAATACGGCAACGCTTTGCGAACCTCACCCCTGCTGAGATTAACATGCCTGCAGCCTACTTCATCTGGCGCGAGCCGTGGATGGTGGCCGGTGGTGATACTTTCATTCACCAGATGATGTTGCAATGCGGCTTCAGTAACATTTATGCAAACCATCCGCGTTACCCGATCGCCGACCTCGATGCGCTGAAGGCCGCAAAGGTGATCCTCCTCTCTTCGGAACCTTATCCATTTAAGGAAAAACATATAGCCGAGATGCAATCCTATGCACCGAATGCACGTATTATACTGGTGGATGGGGAAATGTTTTCCTGGTATGGCAGCCGGTTACTGCATGCGCCCAATTATTTTAAGGAGCTACAGGCAACGGTAACCGGGTAA
- a CDS encoding polyprenyl synthetase family protein: MHSFKELAAQFEQQFGKRQFPESPSTLYDPAQYILSLGGKRVRPVLAIMGNELFDDIHPDAFLAGNAIEVFHNFTLVHDDIMDKAPLRRGMPTVHTKYNEPTAILAGDVMLIHTYDYLNKIQSKHKQKIISVFNKAATEVCEGQQLDMDMEGMQPDQVNYADYVNMIALKTSVLLAASLQMGAIIGGGSEGNQQHIYGFGKNVGIAFQIQDDLLDAFGNPDKVGKQQGGDILINKKTFLLLKALELCTPAQRTQMDKLMSLPADDTSKVPQTLELFRDCKVDQWAEEQKQHFMKIAFAHLEDIAVMSGRKAPLRELADYLLTRQH, encoded by the coding sequence ATGCATTCATTTAAAGAGTTAGCAGCGCAGTTTGAACAACAGTTCGGCAAACGTCAGTTCCCGGAAAGTCCGTCTACCCTTTACGACCCGGCGCAGTACATCCTGAGCCTGGGCGGTAAACGTGTACGCCCCGTATTGGCGATCATGGGCAATGAGCTGTTCGATGACATTCACCCGGATGCATTTCTCGCAGGCAACGCCATCGAGGTATTTCACAACTTTACCCTGGTACACGACGACATCATGGACAAGGCCCCGCTCCGCCGCGGCATGCCCACCGTTCACACCAAATACAACGAACCGACTGCTATTCTCGCTGGTGATGTGATGCTGATCCACACCTACGATTACCTCAACAAGATCCAATCAAAACATAAGCAGAAGATCATTTCCGTATTCAACAAAGCCGCCACTGAAGTATGCGAAGGCCAGCAGCTGGATATGGATATGGAAGGCATGCAGCCCGACCAGGTGAACTACGCCGACTATGTAAACATGATCGCACTTAAAACCTCCGTACTGCTGGCCGCCAGCCTGCAAATGGGCGCCATCATCGGCGGCGGCAGCGAAGGCAACCAGCAACACATTTACGGCTTCGGCAAAAACGTGGGCATCGCCTTCCAGATACAGGACGACCTGCTCGACGCTTTTGGTAATCCTGATAAAGTAGGCAAACAACAGGGAGGCGATATCCTGATCAATAAAAAAACCTTTTTGCTGCTGAAGGCCCTGGAGTTATGTACACCAGCGCAACGCACGCAAATGGATAAACTTATGTCCCTGCCGGCAGACGATACCTCCAAAGTGCCGCAAACCCTGGAGCTGTTCCGCGATTGTAAAGTGGACCAGTGGGCAGAGGAGCAGAAACAGCACTTCATGAAGATTGCCTTCGCCCACCTGGAAGACATTGCCGTGATGAGTGGCCGTAAAGCGCCGCTGCGCGAACTGGCCGACTACCTGCTTACCCGCCAGCACTAG
- the lpxK gene encoding tetraacyldisaccharide 4'-kinase encodes MLRYLSSILYPFSLLYGLIMWVRNRLYDKGVLTAVDFDLPVIAVGNLSVGGTGKTPHVEYLIRLLKDHFRMATLSRGYNRKTKGFYLADEYSTAAEIGDEPMQFHQKFPGISVCVGEERMLAIPQLLMERPYIQGILLDDAFQHRSVKPGKNIMITEYSRPFFRDHVVPFGRLREGRSGYQRADVIIVSKCPDNLAVPEKEQFLKDINPLPHQRVFFTSLRYGALYNMLDGEPVHLDAGENVLVVCGIARPEPLVQHLQTRFSKVYLLPFPDHYYYSRKDLEKMKLELERTEGSPKIIITTEKDAVRLHLLRDIIKELQLPIAVLPVEISFLFNEADSFNNYIFDYVAGSDPIAPLVQE; translated from the coding sequence GTGTTGCGATATCTCAGCTCTATATTATACCCGTTCTCCTTACTCTACGGGCTCATTATGTGGGTACGTAACCGCCTGTACGACAAAGGCGTGCTGACCGCCGTAGACTTCGATCTGCCGGTGATCGCCGTGGGCAATTTATCTGTGGGCGGTACCGGCAAAACACCGCATGTGGAGTATCTTATCCGCCTGCTGAAAGATCATTTTCGCATGGCTACCCTTAGTCGCGGATACAACCGCAAAACAAAAGGTTTTTACCTGGCAGATGAATACAGCACTGCTGCGGAGATAGGCGACGAGCCCATGCAGTTTCACCAAAAGTTCCCCGGCATCAGCGTTTGCGTAGGTGAAGAGCGCATGTTGGCCATTCCGCAATTATTGATGGAAAGGCCATATATACAAGGCATTCTGCTCGACGACGCTTTTCAGCACCGCTCCGTAAAACCGGGTAAGAACATTATGATCACCGAATACAGCCGCCCGTTCTTTCGCGACCATGTAGTACCATTCGGCCGCCTGCGCGAGGGGAGAAGCGGTTACCAGCGGGCAGATGTGATCATCGTTTCCAAATGCCCTGACAATCTTGCAGTCCCGGAGAAAGAACAGTTTCTAAAAGACATCAACCCATTGCCGCACCAGCGGGTTTTCTTTACCAGCCTGCGTTACGGCGCATTATACAACATGCTCGACGGCGAACCTGTACACCTGGATGCCGGCGAAAATGTGCTCGTCGTTTGTGGAATTGCGCGTCCGGAGCCTTTGGTACAACATTTGCAGACTCGTTTTAGTAAAGTGTACCTGCTTCCGTTCCCAGATCATTATTATTACTCGAGGAAAGACCTGGAAAAGATGAAACTGGAACTGGAAAGAACGGAAGGAAGCCCGAAGATCATTATCACCACTGAGAAAGACGCAGTACGCCTCCACCTGCTGCGCGATATCATCAAGGAACTACAGCTGCCCATCGCTGTGCTTCCGGTCGAGATTTCCTTCCTGTTTAATGAAGCAGATTCATTTAATAATTATATTTTTGACTATGTAGCTGGCAGCGATCCAATTGCTCCCCTGGTCCAGGAGTAA
- a CDS encoding Smr/MutS family protein, which produces MKYTIGDTILILHSKEEGKVIDILSNDMLMVEVKGVTFPVYYDQIDFPYFHRFTAQKDIYVPKPIRGEEIKKEKPFPVNREEKGVFLSILPVWINDGYDERVSLLKYHLLNETKLTYNVHFQIFLNNRLHLEIKNEVLPFQHFYLSDLLFEQLNDQPRFDFNFALKPADPKMALSIDKNWKVKAKQLFMQLNDLKVKEQATISYLLFEKYPEREDNEPMVSAKHLQTGVSADNFQAVAGRSTQPKYEIDLHIDKLTKDFKKLSNLEILAIQLNEFQYWLDLAMAHHQHSMVVIHGVGKGKLREELHDILKVTGGVKHFVNQYHPLYGYGATEIYFK; this is translated from the coding sequence ATGAAGTACACTATAGGCGATACGATCCTGATTTTGCACTCCAAAGAGGAGGGAAAGGTGATAGACATCCTCAGCAACGACATGCTGATGGTAGAAGTGAAGGGCGTGACCTTCCCGGTATATTACGACCAGATCGACTTCCCGTATTTCCATCGTTTTACTGCACAAAAGGACATTTACGTACCAAAGCCCATCCGCGGCGAAGAGATCAAAAAGGAGAAACCGTTTCCCGTGAACCGGGAGGAGAAAGGCGTGTTCCTGTCCATCCTGCCGGTTTGGATCAACGATGGGTATGATGAACGCGTAAGCCTGCTGAAGTATCACCTGCTGAACGAAACGAAGCTCACCTATAACGTTCATTTCCAGATATTCCTTAACAATCGCCTGCACCTCGAAATCAAGAACGAGGTGTTGCCTTTTCAACACTTTTACCTGTCAGATCTGCTGTTCGAGCAACTGAACGACCAGCCAAGGTTCGACTTTAACTTCGCACTTAAACCAGCCGATCCAAAGATGGCTTTGAGCATCGATAAGAACTGGAAGGTGAAAGCAAAGCAGCTGTTCATGCAGCTGAACGACCTGAAAGTGAAGGAGCAGGCGACGATAAGTTATCTTTTATTTGAAAAGTATCCCGAGCGGGAAGATAACGAGCCCATGGTAAGCGCCAAACACCTGCAAACCGGCGTATCCGCCGACAACTTCCAGGCGGTAGCGGGCAGGTCTACCCAACCTAAGTACGAAATCGATCTTCACATTGATAAGCTGACGAAAGACTTTAAGAAGCTGAGCAACCTGGAGATACTCGCCATTCAGCTAAACGAGTTCCAGTATTGGCTGGACTTAGCCATGGCGCACCACCAGCACTCTATGGTCGTGATACATGGCGTAGGTAAAGGCAAACTGCGCGAAGAACTGCACGACATCCTGAAAGTAACGGGCGGCGTAAAACACTTCGTGAACCAATACCACCCGCTGTACGGCTATGGCGCTACGGAAATCTACTTCAAATAA
- a CDS encoding amino acid permease, with translation MSNSLFRKKSLANIISDANAGVSDGHGTKGLDKVLGVRDLTLMGIAAVIGAGIFSTIGQAAYDGGPGVIFLFLITAITCGFTALCYAEFASRVPVAGSAYTYSYVTFGELTAWIIGWALILEYSIGNIVVAISWSSYFNNVLEGMNIHLPEWMITDYKTAQHTYEAALAANQSTEGLAWTTAPMLGNWHVVLNIPAFIIVILITILAYIGIRESKKSANFMVGLKIVVLLAVIAVGVFYINTDNWVPFTPNGFSGIMKGVSAVFFAYIGFDAISTTAEECGNPQRDMPRGMIYSLLICTIIYIVVTLVITGMVHYGEFSNVKDPLAFVFEKINMTKIGYIVSVSAVIAATSVILVFQIGQPRIWMSMSRDGLLPKRFAKVHPKYQTPSFSTVVTGFIVAVPSLFIESGIVTDLTSIGTLFAFVLVCGGVLLLPKIEHKDGKRFNLPYINGRFIVPVLLAAFTYFFWNKIVDNFSHLTQDSHQEILFIVFLVLAYIITLVTILRNLSVIPVLGMLCCLYLMIEIPVKSWFVFFGWMGFGLVIYFLYGFRNSRLAQRQAQA, from the coding sequence ATGTCTAATTCGCTTTTCAGGAAAAAGTCACTTGCCAACATTATAAGCGACGCTAACGCCGGTGTGTCCGATGGTCATGGTACCAAAGGTCTCGACAAGGTGCTGGGCGTGCGCGACCTGACACTTATGGGAATAGCCGCCGTTATCGGTGCAGGCATCTTTTCCACCATCGGTCAGGCAGCCTATGATGGCGGCCCTGGTGTGATTTTCCTCTTCCTGATTACCGCTATAACCTGTGGATTCACGGCGTTGTGTTATGCAGAATTTGCATCCCGCGTACCCGTTGCAGGCAGCGCTTACACTTATTCTTACGTTACTTTTGGTGAACTCACCGCCTGGATCATAGGCTGGGCGCTGATATTGGAATACTCGATCGGCAACATCGTAGTCGCCATCTCGTGGAGCAGTTATTTCAATAACGTATTGGAAGGCATGAACATCCATCTGCCTGAATGGATGATTACCGATTATAAAACCGCCCAACATACCTACGAAGCCGCGCTGGCCGCTAATCAAAGCACCGAAGGCCTCGCCTGGACGACCGCACCGATGCTGGGCAACTGGCATGTCGTATTAAACATTCCCGCCTTCATCATCGTGATCCTCATTACCATCCTGGCCTATATCGGCATCCGGGAAAGTAAGAAGAGCGCCAACTTCATGGTAGGCTTAAAGATCGTCGTGTTACTCGCGGTGATCGCTGTAGGTGTTTTTTATATCAATACCGACAACTGGGTGCCCTTCACCCCGAACGGCTTCTCGGGCATCATGAAAGGCGTATCCGCCGTATTCTTTGCCTATATTGGTTTTGATGCCATTTCCACGACGGCAGAGGAATGCGGTAACCCACAGCGCGATATGCCAAGGGGTATGATCTACTCCTTACTGATTTGTACCATCATTTATATAGTCGTAACATTAGTGATCACCGGCATGGTGCATTATGGCGAGTTCTCCAATGTGAAGGATCCGCTGGCCTTTGTGTTCGAAAAGATCAACATGACGAAGATCGGGTACATTGTTTCTGTGAGTGCGGTAATTGCCGCTACCAGCGTGATCCTCGTATTCCAGATCGGGCAGCCGCGCATCTGGATGAGTATGAGCCGCGACGGACTGTTACCTAAACGTTTTGCGAAGGTGCATCCGAAATACCAGACGCCTTCTTTCAGCACCGTCGTTACCGGCTTCATTGTGGCCGTGCCATCGCTGTTCATTGAAAGTGGCATTGTGACTGACCTTACGAGCATCGGTACCCTCTTCGCCTTCGTACTCGTATGTGGCGGCGTACTGCTGCTGCCGAAGATCGAACATAAGGACGGCAAACGTTTCAACTTACCTTACATCAATGGCCGCTTCATCGTACCTGTACTGCTGGCGGCTTTCACCTATTTCTTCTGGAATAAGATCGTGGACAACTTCAGCCACCTTACCCAGGACTCACACCAGGAAATTCTCTTTATCGTATTCCTGGTACTGGCTTACATCATTACCCTTGTCACCATCCTGCGAAATCTTTCAGTGATACCGGTGCTCGGCATGCTTTGCTGCCTGTACCTCATGATCGAAATACCGGTAAAAAGCTGGTTCGTGTTCTTCGGCTGGATGGGATTTGGCCTCGTGATTTACTTCCTCTATGGTTTCCGGAACAGCCGTTTGGCGCAAAGGCAGGCCCAGGCTTAA